One genomic region from Nocardia vinacea encodes:
- a CDS encoding 2'-5' RNA ligase family protein codes for MVQSVELLLDDVADAEIRRQWQLLADAGIPSLAGKSAETNRPHITVAVARQIWPRIDHALDQLPFRPIPIRLGGVLVFGARNPILVRLVVPSEQLLALQRRILAVVSPCPGIPSNVQPDEWTPHITLARRVPTQHLGEAVHAIARDRDFPATVVGIRRWDGDQRREWPVARGR; via the coding sequence ATGGTGCAGTCGGTCGAATTGTTATTGGACGATGTGGCCGATGCGGAGATCCGGCGGCAGTGGCAGTTGCTCGCCGATGCCGGCATTCCGAGTTTGGCTGGGAAGAGTGCCGAAACCAACCGGCCACATATCACCGTCGCGGTGGCCAGGCAGATCTGGCCGCGCATCGATCACGCACTGGACCAGCTGCCTTTCCGACCGATTCCGATACGACTCGGCGGCGTGCTGGTCTTCGGTGCGCGCAATCCGATCCTGGTCCGGCTGGTAGTCCCCTCGGAACAGCTGCTCGCACTGCAACGTCGGATTCTCGCAGTCGTATCGCCGTGTCCCGGCATACCGTCCAATGTGCAACCCGACGAATGGACGCCGCATATCACGCTGGCCAGACGGGTGCCGACACAGCATTTGGGCGAAGCCGTACACGCCATCGCAAGGGACCGTGATTTCCCGGCGACCGTGGTGGGTATCCGCCGTTGGGACGGCGATCAACGGCGCGAGTGGCCGGTCGCCCGAGGAAGATAG
- a CDS encoding 2-keto-3-deoxygluconate kinase: protein MTILTLDSNMFIAAAPKALRAECADLTPAQFHHRYCEHSGPIRVGDWSPAGNRSAEFTATLEFVDHLRTVIATGSPVAAMTSALYDEGYPVEILQFHQRRTAAGTATFVQCECNGRRGWGAALADDGAESTVRAMIAGVNKLGA from the coding sequence ATGACCATCCTGACTCTTGACTCCAACATGTTCATCGCCGCCGCCCCCAAGGCGCTGCGCGCCGAATGCGCCGATCTGACACCCGCGCAATTCCACCACCGCTATTGCGAGCACTCCGGCCCGATTCGGGTCGGCGACTGGTCGCCTGCGGGCAATCGGAGCGCGGAGTTCACGGCCACCCTCGAATTCGTCGACCACCTGCGCACGGTGATCGCCACCGGCAGCCCGGTCGCCGCGATGACCTCGGCCCTCTACGACGAGGGCTATCCGGTCGAAATCCTGCAATTCCACCAGCGCCGCACCGCTGCGGGCACGGCGACGTTCGTGCAGTGCGAATGCAATGGCAGGCGCGGCTGGGGCGCGGCCCTGGCCGACGACGGCGCCGAATCGACGGTCCGCGCCATGATCGCGGGCGTCAACAAGCTGGGCGCCTGA
- the trxA gene encoding thioredoxin: MATQTLNQQNFDEIVTGNDVVLVDFWADWCGPCKSFAPTFEASSDKHPDVVHGKVDTESEQGLASAANIRSIPTIMAFREGVLVFAQPGALPPAALEDLVTQVKALDMDEVRKQLAEQQAGQ; this comes from the coding sequence ATGGCCACCCAGACGCTGAACCAACAGAATTTCGATGAGATCGTCACCGGAAACGACGTGGTACTCGTCGATTTCTGGGCCGACTGGTGCGGTCCGTGCAAGAGCTTCGCACCCACCTTCGAGGCTTCCTCGGACAAGCATCCCGATGTCGTGCACGGCAAGGTCGACACCGAGTCCGAACAGGGCCTGGCATCCGCCGCCAACATCCGCTCGATTCCGACCATCATGGCGTTCCGCGAGGGCGTGCTGGTCTTCGCGCAGCCGGGCGCCCTGCCGCCAGCCGCGCTGGAGGATCTGGTCACCCAAGTGAAGGCGCTGGATATGGACGAGGTGCGCAAGCAACTCGCCGAGCAGCAGGCCGGTCAGTAA
- a CDS encoding isocitrate/isopropylmalate dehydrogenase family protein — translation MRLGLIEGDGIGPEVVRATRAVVDEALAAVGAVSVDWIRLPMGQHAIAEFGNPLPEQTLAALDELDAWILGPHDNAAYPPEHRIAPGGAVRKRFGLYANIRPARAFAGIKASAPDIDLVIVRENSEGFYADRNMFAGSGEFRPTPDVAMAVGLITRQACERIAHEAFRLAAARRKRVTIVHKANVLPMTMGLFRDVCYDVAHAYPGVEVDDEHVDAVAAHLVRAARDYDVVVTENLFGDILSDLAGELSGSLGIAASLNCSATKAMAQAVHGAAPTLAGHNRANPAALQLSAAMLLHWLGIRDNNRALSSAGERIERAVAGAFAAGIATADLGGLASTSEFTEQVCARVHRR, via the coding sequence ATGCGACTCGGCCTCATCGAAGGTGACGGCATCGGCCCCGAGGTGGTCCGCGCCACCCGCGCGGTGGTCGACGAAGCACTCGCCGCGGTCGGCGCGGTCTCGGTCGACTGGATTCGGTTGCCGATGGGGCAGCACGCCATCGCAGAATTCGGCAATCCGCTGCCGGAACAGACCCTCGCCGCCCTCGACGAACTCGATGCCTGGATTCTCGGCCCGCACGACAATGCCGCCTACCCGCCCGAACATCGAATCGCACCCGGCGGAGCCGTCCGCAAACGCTTCGGCCTCTATGCGAATATCCGCCCCGCCCGTGCGTTCGCCGGAATCAAGGCGAGCGCTCCCGATATCGACCTGGTGATCGTCCGGGAGAACAGCGAGGGTTTCTATGCCGACCGCAACATGTTCGCCGGATCGGGCGAGTTCCGACCCACCCCCGACGTGGCGATGGCGGTCGGCCTGATCACCCGGCAGGCCTGCGAACGGATCGCGCACGAGGCCTTTCGGCTCGCGGCCGCGCGACGCAAGCGGGTCACCATCGTGCACAAGGCCAATGTGCTGCCGATGACGATGGGCCTGTTCCGCGACGTCTGCTATGACGTCGCCCACGCCTATCCGGGCGTCGAGGTCGACGACGAACACGTCGACGCGGTCGCCGCCCATCTGGTCCGCGCCGCGCGCGACTACGACGTCGTGGTGACCGAGAACCTGTTCGGTGACATCCTTTCCGATCTCGCGGGTGAGCTGAGCGGCTCGCTCGGCATCGCCGCATCGCTCAACTGCTCGGCGACCAAGGCGATGGCCCAGGCGGTGCACGGCGCGGCGCCGACGCTGGCCGGACACAACCGCGCAAACCCGGCGGCGCTCCAGCTCTCGGCGGCAATGTTGTTGCACTGGCTGGGAATTCGCGACAACAACCGCGCGCTGTCGAGCGCGGGCGAGCGCATCGAACGCGCCGTCGCGGGCGCCTTCGCCGCGGGTATCGCCACCGCCGACCTGGGCGGCCTCGCCTCGACCAGCGAATTCACCGAGCAGGTCTGTGCCAGGGTGCACCGACGCTGA